Proteins found in one Paenibacillus borealis genomic segment:
- a CDS encoding DUF3231 family protein gives MGVLNGNPKDEPLHYGEIFNLWQVSATAKMSLSTYQAFHFHAGDQDLKKIIDDLMDQAQKEIKDCDKILKLNGFVPPPSLPDRPSVKLEDIPAGARFSDQEIAAALTGAVSLSLVVCSQVMGMSIREDIGTMFMKIHAQMAAFGMELLKMNKQKGWLIPPPLQLKKPEPVHA, from the coding sequence ATGGGAGTTCTAAACGGCAACCCCAAAGATGAACCGCTTCATTATGGTGAAATCTTCAATCTGTGGCAGGTCTCGGCCACTGCCAAAATGTCCTTGTCTACCTACCAGGCTTTTCACTTTCATGCCGGGGACCAGGATCTGAAGAAGATTATCGATGATCTAATGGATCAAGCACAGAAGGAAATCAAGGACTGCGACAAAATCCTCAAGCTAAACGGCTTCGTTCCTCCGCCATCACTCCCGGACCGCCCTTCCGTCAAGTTGGAGGACATTCCGGCAGGAGCAAGGTTCTCCGATCAGGAGATTGCTGCGGCACTCACCGGAGCTGTCTCGCTCAGTCTTGTAGTCTGCAGCCAGGTCATGGGCATGTCGATCCGCGAGGATATCGGCACGATGTTCATGAAGATCCACGCGCAAATGGCCGCCTTCGGCATGGAACTGCTCAAAATGAACAAGCAAAAGGGCTGGCTGATCCCGCCTCCGTTGCAGCTTAAGAAGCCGGAGCCCGTTCATGCCTGA
- a CDS encoding YitT family protein translates to MRSYSKYVIILLASLLIAAGTNFFLVPYKILDGGIIGIALIINYISGIKIGLAIVVCSLPIFLLAWFREREIFYNSILGLLTSSFLIELIGPLQYHFLYYIELGSISSAIIGGFLMGSGLGLMLRFKASTGGTDLLAKFMKRYIPLNVGVIIFLTDFLIIGAGGVLISKETFFHSILTIVSGGVATGLCTLED, encoded by the coding sequence ATGCGTTCATATTCTAAGTATGTTATTATTCTGCTCGCCAGCCTGCTGATTGCAGCGGGAACCAATTTTTTTCTGGTGCCTTATAAAATACTTGATGGTGGAATTATCGGCATTGCCCTCATCATTAATTACATTTCCGGCATCAAAATCGGACTAGCCATCGTTGTCTGCAGTCTACCGATCTTCCTGCTGGCCTGGTTCCGGGAGCGGGAGATCTTCTATAACAGCATTCTGGGGCTGCTGACCTCCTCATTCCTGATCGAACTTATCGGGCCGCTGCAATATCACTTTCTGTACTATATTGAGCTAGGCTCCATCTCCAGCGCTATTATCGGTGGCTTCCTGATGGGCAGCGGCCTCGGGCTGATGCTGCGGTTCAAAGCCAGTACAGGCGGGACGGATCTGCTGGCCAAGTTCATGAAACGTTACATTCCGCTCAATGTCGGAGTGATTATTTTCCTGACGGATTTCCTGATTATCGGGGCCGGCGGTGTGCTGATCTCCAAGGAGACTTTTTTTCATTCCATTCTTACCATTGTGTCCGGCGGCGTTGCCACTGGTCTATGTACGCTGGAAGACTAG
- a CDS encoding helix-turn-helix transcriptional regulator: MPPVPSYIHLAAPPFPYFLECGHTIYSPGDQHPNRSRMGKFDLIIVEQGCLFIGEENKEWAVTSGHTLLLLPDRYHYSVKPCEELTSFTWVHFHTVGEWIEAEGEPVYTEREKHFRQFLTHPYTIRVPQFGPLPDPFARSGQAEQLLQLSQGRRSSSVWQQQRIFEEMLRMMDLAQQDTAGSQAAEIAEQTEAYLRNHFTEDLTNASLADALHFHYNYLARCMKRVYGLTPMEYLTDYRLEQAKLLLLKTEIPISGIAERTGFESTAYFSRRFSRKVGISPLRFRKRYSR, translated from the coding sequence ATGCCACCTGTTCCTTCCTATATCCATCTGGCGGCGCCGCCTTTCCCTTATTTCCTGGAATGCGGCCACACCATATATTCGCCCGGCGACCAGCATCCAAACCGCAGCCGTATGGGGAAATTCGATCTAATTATTGTAGAACAAGGCTGCCTGTTCATTGGTGAAGAGAATAAGGAGTGGGCAGTGACTTCCGGACATACACTCCTGCTGCTGCCTGACCGCTACCATTATTCAGTTAAGCCCTGCGAGGAGCTGACATCCTTCACCTGGGTGCATTTTCACACGGTGGGCGAGTGGATAGAAGCGGAGGGGGAACCTGTATACACAGAACGTGAGAAGCATTTCCGGCAGTTCCTCACCCACCCATATACGATCCGCGTCCCCCAGTTCGGACCGCTTCCTGATCCCTTCGCCCGGAGCGGACAGGCTGAACAGTTATTGCAGCTCAGCCAGGGACGGCGCTCCAGCTCCGTATGGCAGCAGCAGCGCATCTTTGAGGAGATGCTGCGGATGATGGATCTGGCCCAGCAGGATACTGCGGGCAGCCAGGCTGCGGAGATCGCCGAGCAGACGGAAGCCTACCTGCGTAATCACTTCACGGAGGACCTCACGAATGCCTCATTGGCGGATGCACTGCATTTTCATTACAATTATCTGGCCCGCTGTATGAAGCGTGTCTATGGGCTAACCCCCATGGAATATCTGACGGATTACCGCCTGGAGCAGGCCAAGCTGCTGCTGCTTAAGACGGAGATTCCTATCTCAGGAATCGCAGAACGCACCGGCTTCGAGAGCACCGCATACTTCTCCAGGCGCTTCAGCCGCAAGGTCGGCATCTCTCCGCTGCGCTTCCGCAAACGGTACTCCCGCTGA